A stretch of Miscanthus floridulus cultivar M001 chromosome 13, ASM1932011v1, whole genome shotgun sequence DNA encodes these proteins:
- the LOC136499418 gene encoding uncharacterized protein, with the protein MPSSEEEGAASGQGGKSAAAWRARGVGGSQGLLLEGRGVGATPVRWAGVGVPSCEEGGVGGGREGEISGGVARARRRGRPGLLGEGHGVGATPARWASLGVPSGEEGGVGGGRGGKSMAAEL; encoded by the coding sequence ATGCCCTCCAGTGAGGAAGAAGGCGCGGCGTCGGGCCAGGGTGGCAAATCGGCGGCAGCGTGGCGCGCGCGCGGCGTCGGGGGCAGCCAGGGGCTCCTCCTTGAGGGGCGcggcgtcggggctactccggtGAGGTGGGCGGGCGTCGGGGTGCCCTCCTgtgaggaaggcggcgtcgggggtggccgggAAGGCGAAATCAGCGGCGGCGTGGCGCGCGCGCGGCGTCGGGGGCGGCCGgggctcctcggtgaggggcacggcgtcggggctactccggcgaggtgggcgagcctcggggtgccctccggtgaggaaggcggcgtcgggggtggccgggGAGGCAAATCGATGGCGGCGGAGCTCTAG
- the LOC136500973 gene encoding small ribosomal subunit protein bS21c-like, which yields MAAATTTYAAAAVSSSRAPPLLQPTSNATFVSFPRRPLPATTLALSAPSQLSLVPAANPKYHNAKVDAGDEDVDGEEILRRFNWQVSRAGVMEEIRRRRRHEDARDKRKRKARSAARRFRRRRFKGPYPFSDDQGAAEQASDDEGNDNWELPAGELPYR from the exons atggccgccgccaccaccacctacGCGGCCGCAGCCGTCTCGTCGTCGCGTGCACCTCCCCTCCTCCAACCCACCTCCAACGCCACCTTCGTTTCCTTCCCGCGGCGGCCGCTCCCCGCCACCACCCTCGCCCTCTCCGCCCCCTCCCAGCTGTCGCTAGTGCCGGCGGCCAACCCCAAGTACCACAACGCGAAGGTGGACGCGGGCGACGAGGACGTGGACGGGGAGGAGATCCTGCGGCGGTTCAACTGGCAGGTGTCCCGCGCGGGCGTCATGGAGGAGatcaggcggcggcggaggcacgAGGACGCGCGGGACAAGCGCAAGCGCAAGGCGCGGTCGGCGGCGCGGAGGTTCCGCCGGAG GCGATTCAAGGGCCCCTACCCTTTCAGTGATGATCAGGGGGCGGCGGAGCAGGCCTCTGATGATGAGGGGAATGACAACTGGGAGCTCCCTGCAGGAGAGTTGCCTTACAGGTAG
- the LOC136499214 gene encoding BTB/POZ and MATH domain-containing protein 1-like: MPMTASNIGGSRGEPLRSASAIVASTESGQHLLKIDGYSRTKDVPTGSLIKSRSFRVGGHSWRIRYCPNGDNSTCSDYISIFLLLDHNVPQGVRAKYTFSLLDQGGKPVPRYTLGSEQTFRDLSWGYATFIKRDELEKSEHLKDDRFTIRCDLTVTKEIQTMDIDTAAIPQPPVVVVPPSDLHRHLGGLLVTGEGADVTFEVDTRTLAAHRCVLMARSPVFHAELSLSSLTTTNDGAEVAVQIEDMEAQDFEAFLHYIYTDSLPEMKGSEAAAMMLPDLVAAANRYKMERLRLVCEDKLSGFVNVTTVAVILAFAVEHHCLGLMEVCLKFLGDPANLREVIKTDGLEHLSKSCPSVFKDI; this comes from the coding sequence ATGCCGATGACGGCGTCCAACATCGGTGGCAGCAGGGGCGAGCCGTTGCGGTCCGCCTCAGCCATCGTCGCCAGCACCGAGAGCGGCCAGCACCTGCTGAAGATCGACGGCTACTCCCGCACCAAGGATGTCCCGACCGGCAGCCTCATCAAGTCCCGATCGTTCCGCGTCGGAGGCCACAGCTGGCGCATCCGCTACTGCCCCAACGGCGATAACTCGACTTGCTCCGACTACATATCCATTTTCCTTCTGCTCGACCACAATGTCCCCCAAGGCGTGAGAGCAAAATACACGTTTAGCTTGCTTGACCAAGGGGGGAAGCCAGTGCCACGCTACACCCTCGGTTCCGAGCAAACCTTCCGTGACCTCAGCTGGGGCTACGCGACTTTCATCAAGAGGGACGAATTGGAGAAATCTGAGCATCTCAAGGACGACCGCTTCACGATCAGGTGTGATTTGACGGTCACGAAGGAGATTCAGACGATGGACATCGACACTGCCGCAATCCCACAACCACCTGTAGTGGTGGTGCCACCGTCGGACCTGCACCGTCACCTAGGCGGCCTCCTCGTGACCGGGGAGGGTGCGGACGTGACGTTCGAGGTGGACACCAGGACTTTAGCGGCGCACAGGTGTGTGCTCATGGCCCGATCACCGGTGTTCCACGCCGAGCTCTCCCTCTCCAGCCTGACGACGACCAACGACGGCGCAGAAGTCGCTGTACAGATCGAAGACATGGAGGCGCAGGACTTCGAGGCTTTTCTCCACTACATATACACCGACTCGTTGCCGGAGATGAAGGGGTCAGAAGCTGCGGCGATGATGCTCCCGGACCTGGTCGCAGCAGCGAATAGGTATAAAATGGAGAGGCTGAGGTTGGTTTGTGAAGACAAGCTATCCGGGTTTGTGAATGTGACAACCGTGGCGGTCATCCTGGCGTTCGCCGTGGAGCACCATTGCCTTGGGCTTATGGAGGTGTGCCTCAAATTCCTCGGGGATCCAGCAAATCTCAGAGAGGTCATCAAGACCGACGGCCTCGAGCATCTGAGCAAGAGCTGCCCGTCTGTTTTTAAGGACATATGA